The following coding sequences are from one SAR116 cluster alpha proteobacterium HIMB100 window:
- a CDS encoding protein involved in biosynthesis of mitomycin antibiotics/polyketide fumonisin (PFAM: Phytanoyl-CoA dioxygenase (PhyH)) yields the protein MDTVVTQPKQALSPAQIDNYWRDGFLFPLDVMSPAEAGHWRAQLEDMEQDWGDVKLPRALNTYKRVNAQCVMPFAYQMATMPSVLDIVEGILGPNILIYAAEFFIKEPNSPQIVSMHQDLTYWGLGATENLVTAWIALSPVTTESGCMQFAAGSHKNPILPHHDSYADNNLLSRGQEVQADIAEQDRTDIVLQPGQMSLHHGLTIHGSGPNSSSDRRIGFVVRYINPDVMQEVAETDYAMIVRGADIKRNFINYAPPSGLFADRDLKLYEDMREAQRQAMMKGATGKSNLYS from the coding sequence ATGGATACAGTTGTGACACAGCCGAAACAGGCTCTATCTCCGGCCCAGATTGACAACTATTGGCGGGACGGGTTTTTATTCCCCCTTGATGTGATGAGCCCGGCAGAAGCGGGCCACTGGCGGGCCCAGCTTGAAGATATGGAACAGGACTGGGGTGATGTGAAGCTGCCGCGCGCGCTCAACACCTATAAGCGGGTGAATGCGCAATGTGTGATGCCTTTTGCTTATCAGATGGCGACCATGCCGTCTGTTCTGGATATTGTCGAAGGGATTCTGGGCCCGAATATCCTGATTTATGCTGCCGAATTTTTCATCAAGGAACCAAACTCGCCGCAGATTGTCTCTATGCATCAGGATCTGACCTATTGGGGGCTGGGGGCTACCGAAAATCTGGTCACCGCCTGGATTGCCTTATCACCGGTCACAACTGAAAGCGGCTGTATGCAATTTGCGGCTGGTTCGCACAAAAACCCAATCCTGCCCCATCATGACAGCTATGCAGACAATAACCTGTTGTCCAGGGGGCAGGAAGTTCAGGCTGACATTGCTGAGCAAGATCGTACAGATATTGTCCTCCAGCCTGGCCAGATGTCTTTGCATCACGGGCTGACCATCCATGGCTCAGGCCCGAACAGCTCAAGCGACAGACGCATAGGGTTTGTGGTGCGCTACATCAATCCTGATGTGATGCAGGAAGTTGCCGAAACTGATTATGCGATGATTGTTCGCGGCGCAGATATCAAGCGCAATTTCATCAATTATGCCCCGCCGTCAGGCTTGTTTGCGGATCGGGATTTAAAGCTGTATGAAGATATGCGCGAAGCCCAGCGTCAGGCGATGATGAAGGGTGCAACAGGAAAATCAAACTTATATTCCTGA
- a CDS encoding TRAP-type mannitol/chloroaromatic compound transport system, periplasmic component (PFAM: Bacterial extracellular solute-binding protein, family 7) has protein sequence MKNRTWIRHLKRNDKCLCLRHLSAGNVEQKAALNWEEKLSNFLKKGLIAAAAGAAAVITPMMAYADNVHIRVQAVLGTQTSEVAMLRDFMDDVTDLTNGEVTFEILPAGAVVGVRETLDAVDSGLIDGGFAWTHYWSGKHPAAMLFGSPVAGAGVGIDNIAFMSWFMNAGGKELYDQLWDEMGVNVKGFMLQPVGPEALGWFKEPINSMEDFRKYRFRTPPGLPGQTYKDIGVASVAMGGGDILPALEKGTIDAAEWCCPKPDSDFGFQKVLKHYYLQGLHQVVVNADMYLNKDVYNKLTDHQKKAMEVAANASLMKMVARRIYENGEALLDLTENHGVQLHDTPADYFPAYMNAANALLEKNAAENEFFAEVWQSQKDFARIAVPFWAGAQTSNAMLGKAYADSVK, from the coding sequence ATGAAAAACAGAACATGGATTCGGCACTTAAAACGAAATGACAAATGTCTTTGCCTTCGCCATTTGTCAGCCGGAAACGTGGAACAGAAGGCAGCTTTAAACTGGGAGGAAAAATTGTCTAATTTTCTCAAAAAAGGACTGATCGCAGCGGCTGCAGGTGCAGCAGCAGTGATTACGCCTATGATGGCTTATGCAGATAACGTTCATATCCGCGTTCAGGCTGTTCTGGGCACACAAACATCTGAAGTCGCCATGCTGCGTGACTTCATGGATGATGTTACTGATCTGACAAATGGTGAAGTGACATTTGAAATTCTGCCAGCAGGCGCGGTTGTCGGTGTTCGTGAAACACTTGATGCGGTTGATTCTGGTCTGATTGACGGCGGTTTTGCCTGGACACATTACTGGTCAGGCAAGCATCCGGCAGCGATGCTGTTCGGCTCACCTGTTGCAGGTGCCGGTGTGGGTATCGATAACATTGCGTTTATGTCATGGTTCATGAATGCCGGTGGTAAAGAGCTGTATGATCAGCTGTGGGACGAAATGGGCGTGAATGTCAAAGGCTTCATGCTGCAGCCGGTTGGCCCGGAAGCTCTTGGCTGGTTTAAAGAGCCGATCAACTCAATGGAAGATTTCCGCAAATACCGTTTCCGCACACCTCCTGGCCTGCCTGGTCAGACCTATAAGGACATTGGTGTAGCGTCTGTGGCTATGGGCGGCGGTGATATCCTGCCTGCTTTGGAAAAAGGCACAATTGACGCAGCTGAATGGTGTTGTCCAAAGCCTGACTCAGACTTTGGTTTCCAGAAAGTTCTGAAGCATTATTATCTGCAAGGCCTGCACCAGGTTGTTGTGAATGCTGACATGTACCTGAACAAAGATGTCTACAACAAGCTGACAGACCATCAGAAAAAGGCCATGGAAGTGGCTGCAAACGCGTCTCTGATGAAGATGGTTGCTCGCCGGATCTATGAAAATGGTGAAGCCTTGCTGGATCTGACAGAAAACCACGGTGTTCAGTTGCATGACACACCAGCAGATTACTTCCCTGCATATATGAATGCGGCGAATGCCCTGCTGGAAAAGAACGCTGCAGAGAACGAATTCTTCGCCGAAGTGTGGCAGTCTCAGAAAGATTTCGCTCGTATTGCGGTACCGTTCTGGGCAGGTGCACAGACATCCAACGCCATGTTGGGTAAGGCTTACGCAGACAGCGTGAAGTAA
- a CDS encoding TRAP-type mannitol/chloroaromatic compound transport system, large permease component (PFAM: DctM-like transporters; Tripartite ATP-independent periplasmic transporters, DctQ component~TIGRFAM: TRAP transporter, DctM subunit), which yields MAQEPNTDDLDITDELIAERRSDQPGDTPEDMHPLARKIVGNIDILSHWTGKITCLMLLPVIISMVYEVVARKLFIAPTDWAYDTSRMFSGAMFMAGAGYALMRGVHIRADFLYRGWKKTTQARLDAALYLLFYFPAMLFFLWISAEYTLKSWVTWERTMDTALMAPLAPARTAMPLGALFLLLQGIAELLRCRYDMDDLARKWLDRLLPVYVVVLAAIFLETFFPEILPLGDLLEGGMKGAFGLQPTMIGVIMIAVMLLAIFVGFPISFTLIFLAFTFGAWGFGGKMVFYLQTLQFNSVMLEQTLAAVPLFVFMGILMEQAGLMERLFTSVQLMLSRTRGALYLAVLFVSTIFAAATGIVGASVTILGIMAAKTMNRSGYDVRLAAGTITAGGTLGILIPPSIMLVVMGPVLEVPVTDLFAAAIVPGIMLASLYAAYALIRCWMNPSLGPILSEEDQPQTSHLYWLEAILVIGSILMLFTLMVMGLSGSLAGLFPFSSLLLPAGWAGLMYAGSVWVKTNKPAGFFFSDLWYEFFMGLVPPSALVAFALGSILFGWATPTEGAACGAFGALVLSLAYRRLTLTKLYDALLKTLEISVLILFLVAASNFFGAVFSRLGTPTMLTDFLLAWDLSPTLILIIIMALIFLLGWPLEWVPIVLIIVPILIPVLVKMDVNLTWFGILVAVNLQTAWLSPPVALSAYFLKGVVPDWDLKDIYLGMMQFMVIQMIGLILVFCFPQIALWLPEYIYGS from the coding sequence ATGGCACAGGAACCAAACACTGATGATCTGGATATCACAGATGAGCTGATTGCCGAGCGGCGATCTGATCAGCCTGGCGACACCCCGGAGGATATGCATCCGCTGGCCCGCAAAATCGTCGGTAATATCGATATCTTGAGCCATTGGACAGGCAAGATCACCTGTCTAATGCTGCTGCCTGTCATCATTTCTATGGTGTATGAAGTTGTGGCCCGTAAATTATTTATCGCGCCGACTGACTGGGCTTATGATACCTCGCGGATGTTTTCCGGGGCCATGTTTATGGCCGGGGCCGGTTATGCGCTGATGCGCGGGGTTCATATCCGGGCTGATTTTCTGTATCGGGGCTGGAAAAAAACCACACAAGCACGCCTTGATGCCGCGTTATATCTGTTATTCTATTTTCCGGCGATGCTGTTTTTCTTGTGGATCTCAGCTGAATATACACTGAAAAGCTGGGTCACCTGGGAACGCACCATGGATACCGCCCTGATGGCCCCGCTGGCTCCGGCCAGAACCGCGATGCCGTTAGGTGCGCTGTTCTTGCTGCTGCAGGGGATCGCCGAACTGCTGCGCTGCCGCTATGATATGGATGATCTGGCGCGCAAATGGCTGGACCGGCTTTTGCCTGTTTATGTTGTTGTGTTGGCGGCGATTTTCTTGGAAACCTTCTTCCCGGAAATTCTGCCTCTTGGGGATTTGCTTGAAGGCGGCATGAAAGGGGCGTTCGGGCTCCAGCCGACCATGATCGGCGTGATTATGATCGCGGTGATGCTGCTGGCGATTTTTGTCGGCTTTCCGATTTCCTTTACCCTGATTTTCCTGGCCTTTACCTTTGGGGCCTGGGGCTTTGGCGGCAAGATGGTGTTCTATCTGCAGACTCTGCAGTTCAACTCTGTGATGCTGGAACAGACTCTGGCGGCGGTCCCGTTATTTGTGTTCATGGGCATATTGATGGAACAGGCAGGCCTGATGGAACGGCTGTTCACCTCTGTCCAGCTGATGTTATCGCGCACGCGTGGCGCGTTGTATCTGGCGGTGTTGTTTGTCTCCACAATTTTCGCGGCGGCCACAGGTATTGTGGGGGCATCTGTGACCATTCTGGGGATTATGGCGGCAAAGACCATGAACCGGTCTGGCTATGATGTCCGGCTGGCGGCAGGTACCATTACAGCAGGCGGAACATTGGGGATTCTGATCCCGCCATCGATTATGCTGGTGGTGATGGGCCCGGTTCTGGAAGTGCCGGTCACTGATCTGTTTGCTGCGGCGATTGTGCCGGGGATTATGCTGGCCTCACTTTATGCGGCTTATGCGCTGATCAGATGTTGGATGAACCCGTCATTGGGTCCGATCCTCTCAGAAGAAGATCAGCCGCAAACCTCTCATCTGTACTGGCTCGAGGCGATTTTGGTGATTGGCTCTATCCTGATGCTGTTCACGCTGATGGTAATGGGCTTGTCTGGCAGCTTGGCTGGCCTGTTCCCGTTTTCATCTCTGCTTCTGCCTGCGGGCTGGGCCGGGCTGATGTATGCAGGCTCTGTCTGGGTAAAGACTAACAAGCCAGCAGGCTTTTTCTTCTCTGATCTGTGGTATGAATTTTTCATGGGTCTGGTTCCGCCATCTGCGCTGGTGGCCTTTGCGCTGGGCTCTATCCTGTTTGGCTGGGCGACACCGACCGAAGGCGCGGCATGTGGGGCGTTCGGCGCACTTGTTTTGTCTTTGGCCTATCGCCGGCTGACGTTAACAAAGCTTTATGATGCGTTGCTGAAGACACTGGAAATTTCGGTTTTGATTCTGTTCCTTGTGGCGGCGTCAAACTTCTTTGGGGCGGTGTTCTCCCGTCTGGGCACACCCACCATGCTGACCGATTTCCTATTGGCCTGGGATCTTTCGCCAACTTTGATTCTGATCATTATCATGGCATTGATCTTCCTGCTGGGCTGGCCTTTGGAATGGGTGCCGATTGTGCTGATTATCGTGCCTATCCTGATCCCGGTTCTGGTGAAAATGGATGTCAATCTGACCTGGTTCGGGATTCTGGTTGCGGTCAATCTGCAGACTGCCTGGCTCAGCCCGCCGGTCGCTCTCTCAGCTTATTTTTTGAAGGGGGTTGTCCCGGACTGGGATCTGAAAGATATCTACCTGGGCATGATGCAATTTATGGTGATTCAGATGATCGGTCTGATTCTGGTCTTCTGCTTCCCTCAGATTGCGCTGTGGCTGCCTGAATATATTTACGGAAGTTAA
- a CDS encoding membrane protein TerC, possibly involved in tellurium resistance (PFAM: Integral membrane protein TerC family~TIGRFAM: integral membrane protein, YjbE family), producing MLLGIIGEDMSFEIVVDVIQIIFADIVLSGDNALVIGMAAAGLSAKLRKRAIFIGMALAAGLRILFAITATYLLAIKGILLVGAALLAWVCWRFYNDLKEFNDPSVLDVPDEAEDTGSDAEVDDSKFGRALITILMADVSMSIDNIVAVAAIARDNTTLLVFGLALAIAFMAFFAGVIMRIMLKYRWLSWLGLVLLVYLTGMMLHDGLVDLGLIDSLFA from the coding sequence ATGCTATTGGGCATTATCGGGGAAGACATGTCATTCGAAATTGTGGTTGATGTCATTCAGATCATATTCGCGGATATTGTCTTATCTGGCGATAATGCTCTGGTGATTGGTATGGCTGCGGCGGGCCTGTCGGCTAAGCTGCGCAAACGGGCGATTTTCATCGGTATGGCGCTGGCGGCGGGCTTGCGAATCCTGTTTGCGATTACCGCCACTTATCTTCTGGCCATCAAAGGCATTTTGCTAGTCGGGGCCGCGCTTCTGGCCTGGGTGTGCTGGCGGTTCTATAATGACTTAAAAGAATTTAATGACCCGTCTGTTTTGGATGTGCCTGACGAGGCTGAGGACACCGGCTCAGACGCTGAAGTTGATGACAGCAAATTTGGCCGCGCGCTCATCACCATTTTAATGGCAGATGTGTCAATGTCGATTGACAATATCGTGGCGGTTGCAGCGATTGCGCGGGACAACACCACATTGCTGGTGTTTGGATTGGCGCTGGCGATTGCCTTTATGGCGTTTTTTGCCGGTGTGATTATGCGTATTATGCTGAAATACAGATGGCTGTCCTGGCTGGGCCTGGTGCTGTTGGTTTACCTGACGGGCATGATGCTGCATGATGGTTTGGTGGATTTAGGCCTGATTGACAGCCTGTTCGCATAA
- a CDS encoding histidinol dehydrogenase (PFAM: Histidinol dehydrogenase~TIGRFAM: histidinol dehydrogenase) — protein sequence MTITYLKKADKTPQTGTDETQAIVRDMLARIEAEGEDAVRAYAEKLDGFTGDVIVSQDQIAAAADKVSDQLKADIQFSFDRVTKFAQAQKQSISEFETELSPGLWAGQKLIPIETAGCYVPGGRYAHVASAIMSVATAKVAGVENIIACSAPNGNDGPHPAILYAMHLSGADTILSLGGVQAIASMAFGLFGCKSARILVGPGNRFVAEAKRMLYGRVGIDMFAGPTEIAIIADETADPQVVAEDLVSQAEHGPDSPAWLFTTSRSLADKVTDLMPGLIDALPETARNAATAAWRDYGEIVLCDTDEEMAEISDDYAAEHLQVHTASDSWFTDRLKNYGSLFVGEETTVAYGDKCSGTNHILPTKGAAHYTGGLSVHKYMKIVTTQRMTREANREVAPASARISRLEGMEAHARSSDVRLRKYFPNENF from the coding sequence ATGACGATTACCTATCTGAAAAAAGCGGATAAAACACCGCAGACCGGCACTGACGAAACCCAGGCCATTGTGCGTGACATGCTGGCCCGTATCGAAGCTGAGGGCGAAGATGCGGTCCGGGCCTATGCTGAAAAACTGGATGGGTTCACAGGTGATGTGATTGTCTCACAAGACCAGATCGCAGCAGCAGCAGATAAAGTCTCTGACCAGCTGAAAGCCGATATTCAGTTTTCATTTGATCGGGTGACGAAATTTGCGCAAGCCCAGAAACAATCAATCTCTGAATTTGAAACCGAATTATCGCCGGGCCTGTGGGCGGGACAGAAGCTGATTCCGATTGAAACCGCGGGCTGTTATGTGCCGGGTGGCCGTTATGCGCATGTCGCTTCGGCGATTATGTCTGTGGCCACTGCCAAGGTTGCTGGTGTGGAGAATATCATTGCCTGTTCTGCCCCGAACGGAAATGACGGCCCGCATCCCGCGATTTTATATGCGATGCATTTATCTGGTGCGGATACTATTTTGTCCTTAGGCGGGGTTCAGGCGATTGCCAGCATGGCGTTTGGCCTGTTTGGGTGCAAATCAGCCCGGATTCTGGTGGGGCCGGGAAACCGGTTTGTGGCTGAGGCCAAACGGATGCTCTATGGCCGTGTGGGTATTGATATGTTTGCTGGCCCGACAGAGATTGCGATTATCGCTGATGAAACAGCTGATCCGCAGGTTGTGGCTGAAGATCTGGTCAGTCAGGCTGAACATGGGCCTGACTCGCCTGCCTGGCTGTTTACCACCTCGCGCAGCTTGGCTGACAAGGTCACAGACCTAATGCCTGGCCTGATTGACGCGCTGCCGGAAACTGCTCGTAATGCGGCCACCGCGGCCTGGCGGGATTATGGTGAAATCGTGCTCTGTGACACAGATGAAGAGATGGCTGAAATTTCTGATGACTATGCCGCAGAACATCTTCAGGTCCATACCGCCTCTGACAGCTGGTTCACAGACCGGCTGAAAAATTACGGCTCTTTGTTTGTCGGTGAAGAAACAACCGTGGCTTACGGGGATAAATGTTCAGGCACGAACCACATCCTGCCGACCAAGGGCGCGGCCCATTATACAGGCGGCTTGTCGGTGCATAAATATATGAAGATTGTCACCACCCAGCGGATGACCAGAGAAGCCAACCGTGAAGTGGCCCCGGCGTCTGCCCGTATCTCGCGTCTGGAAGGGATGGAAGCGCATGCCCGCTCATCTGATGTGCGCCTTCGCAAATATTTCCCGAATGAAAATTTCTGA
- a CDS encoding theronine dehydrogenase-like Zn-dependent dehydrogenase (PFAM: Alcohol dehydrogenase GroES-like domain; Zinc-binding dehydrogenase) — protein MKAVVYTGDHASAFRDVDAPVTQDGQTIIDLSFCGICGSDMHAWHGKDERRIPPLVLGHEAVGRALNGPHAGRLVAINPLMRCGTCPACTRGDEHLCPSRELMGMRVPGAFAESVAIDTANLTLLPEGVNLADIALAEPLACALHTIHLGQAALSSPLSDQRMVILGGGAIGLLTALAAHYYDCTDILMAETNDTRRQVLEQVTTATTYNPVDAVPDAAANCDIIIDAVGSAATRKAASALVRPGGVIVHIGLQDNLDGLDTRRLTLQEITFQGSYCYRDSDFQLAVDLLVNQTITGAGWTELRPLKDGPQAFIDIDEGRAGPKIILNTDL, from the coding sequence ATGAAAGCGGTTGTCTATACAGGGGATCATGCCTCCGCCTTCAGGGATGTGGATGCCCCTGTTACACAAGATGGCCAGACCATTATTGATCTGTCTTTTTGCGGGATTTGCGGGTCTGATATGCATGCCTGGCATGGCAAGGATGAACGGCGTATCCCGCCTCTGGTCCTGGGGCATGAGGCCGTTGGCCGGGCCCTAAATGGCCCTCATGCGGGCCGGCTGGTGGCGATCAACCCGTTAATGCGGTGCGGGACGTGTCCTGCCTGCACGCGCGGGGATGAACATCTCTGCCCTTCACGTGAATTGATGGGCATGCGCGTTCCCGGCGCTTTTGCTGAATCTGTGGCCATTGATACCGCGAACCTGACACTGTTGCCTGAAGGGGTGAATCTGGCTGATATCGCTTTGGCGGAACCGCTGGCTTGTGCACTGCATACAATTCACCTTGGCCAGGCGGCGCTGTCCTCACCTTTATCTGATCAGCGTATGGTCATTCTGGGCGGCGGGGCGATTGGCCTTTTGACGGCTCTGGCGGCACACTATTATGACTGCACAGATATTCTGATGGCGGAGACCAATGACACCCGCCGCCAGGTGCTGGAACAGGTCACAACTGCAACCACCTATAACCCTGTGGACGCTGTTCCGGATGCGGCTGCAAATTGTGATATCATCATTGATGCGGTGGGCTCTGCAGCAACGCGAAAGGCGGCCTCTGCTTTGGTCAGGCCAGGCGGTGTGATTGTCCATATTGGCCTTCAGGATAATTTGGATGGGCTGGATACCCGCCGCCTTACTTTGCAGGAAATCACCTTTCAGGGCAGCTATTGTTACCGGGACAGTGATTTTCAGCTGGCTGTTGATCTGCTGGTTAATCAAACCATCACCGGGGCAGGCTGGACAGAGCTGCGCCCGCTGAAAGACGGCCCGCAAGCCTTTATTGACATTGATGAAGGCCGGGCAGGCCCCAAAATCATCCTGAACACAGACCTCTAA
- a CDS encoding putative homoserine dehydrogenase (PFAM: Homoserine dehydrogenase, NAD binding domain; SAF domain), with product MYIYADLLRRADSDNPVRVGLIGAGKFGSMFLSQVPTTPGLEVSVIVDLAPDRARAACRMVGWTEDQIAAVSVTDDAEQMMRTTPPDVVVEATGNPVAGLYHAELAIANGLHIVMVNVEADVLAGAELAQAARAAGTVYSMAYGDQPALTVELVDWARSCGFEVVAAGKGTKYLPSYHHATPDTVWDHYGLTAEQAAQAGMNSQMFNSFLDGTKSALEMAAIANATGLSCPEDGLKFPAAGMDDLAHILRPAAEGGVLDAAGQVEVVSTLERDGRPVFRDLRWGVYVVLKAPNDYAAACFRQYGMNTDSTGQYSAMYKPFHLIGLELNISILSAALLGQPTGTTRTFTGDVVAIAKRDLKAGEILDGEGGFTVWGKLYPAARSVALNALPIGLAHQVRLTADIPAGQPVCWHHIDSDQTSSAVRLRLAQQDRILSS from the coding sequence ATGTATATTTATGCTGATCTTCTGCGCCGTGCTGATTCAGATAATCCGGTTCGGGTTGGCCTTATCGGGGCAGGTAAATTTGGCTCTATGTTTTTATCCCAGGTCCCGACCACCCCCGGGCTGGAGGTCTCTGTGATCGTTGATCTCGCGCCGGACAGGGCCAGGGCGGCCTGCCGCATGGTGGGCTGGACAGAAGACCAGATTGCGGCGGTCAGCGTTACAGATGACGCTGAACAGATGATGCGGACCACACCGCCTGATGTGGTGGTAGAGGCGACCGGCAATCCTGTTGCCGGGCTGTATCATGCTGAACTGGCGATTGCGAACGGGCTTCATATTGTTATGGTGAATGTCGAAGCTGATGTTCTGGCAGGGGCTGAGCTGGCACAGGCGGCGCGTGCTGCCGGCACGGTCTATTCGATGGCCTATGGTGACCAGCCTGCCCTGACGGTAGAGCTTGTGGACTGGGCGCGGTCTTGCGGGTTTGAAGTGGTGGCCGCAGGCAAAGGCACAAAATATCTGCCCAGCTATCATCACGCAACCCCGGATACGGTCTGGGATCATTATGGGTTGACTGCAGAGCAAGCCGCCCAGGCAGGCATGAACAGCCAGATGTTCAACAGCTTTTTGGATGGCACTAAATCTGCTCTGGAAATGGCAGCGATTGCAAATGCCACAGGCCTGTCCTGTCCTGAAGACGGGTTGAAATTTCCCGCTGCGGGCATGGATGATCTGGCCCATATTCTGCGGCCTGCTGCTGAGGGCGGCGTTTTGGATGCAGCTGGCCAGGTTGAAGTGGTCTCTACTCTTGAGCGGGATGGGCGGCCAGTGTTTCGGGACTTGCGTTGGGGGGTCTATGTGGTGCTGAAGGCGCCGAATGATTATGCGGCGGCCTGTTTCCGGCAATATGGTATGAACACCGATTCCACTGGCCAATATTCAGCCATGTACAAACCGTTTCATCTGATCGGGCTGGAATTGAACATCTCCATATTGTCTGCCGCTCTGCTGGGCCAGCCTACGGGAACCACCAGAACCTTTACAGGTGATGTGGTGGCCATCGCCAAACGGGACTTGAAAGCAGGGGAAATACTGGATGGGGAAGGCGGCTTTACGGTCTGGGGCAAGCTGTATCCGGCGGCCCGGTCGGTGGCGTTAAATGCGTTGCCTATCGGTCTTGCGCATCAGGTTCGGCTGACAGCGGATATTCCGGCTGGTCAGCCGGTCTGCTGGCATCATATTGACAGTGACCAGACCTCTTCTGCGGTGCGTCTTCGTCTGGCGCAACAGGACCGGATTTTATCCTCTTAG